From the genome of Geothrix sp. 21YS21S-4, one region includes:
- a CDS encoding sigma-54 dependent transcriptional regulator has protein sequence MATPLRVLVVDDDPGMRDGMAMSLKRSGFFTEQARGGEEALRMVRPGAYDAVVTDLRMPGMDGLQLTARLKAVDPALPVLLITAFGSLDTAREAMRLGAFDFLSKPFSPEELTSALAKALKSDTRLKAEEPSEAPVILTQDPVLGETLALARRAADSRATILIQAESGTGKELLAKLIHGASPRRSGPFVAINCAAIPENLLESELFGYEKGAFTGATGMKPGRFEQADGGTLVLDEVGELPLGLQGKLLRALQERTVDRLGGSRPIPVDVRLIALTNRDLQTEVKAGRFREDLYYRLNVIPLDLPPLRDRPGDLNLLASHFAERYARENERAVPELVPSFFAALARHPWAGNIRELENVIQRCVVLSQGRRLSQQDLRWLLPSDAFEGLPEDPPETAAPEAWTPAPSLPSRRDQPREAPSASPAAAGAAVADPTKPLVGVALGTPVVLPLGLSLPELERFWLLSTLSALKGNRTHAAEQLDIALRTVRNKINEYKADGFEIPPSQRGRDDE, from the coding sequence ATGGCGACTCCTCTTCGGGTGCTGGTGGTGGATGACGATCCCGGGATGCGGGACGGCATGGCCATGAGCCTGAAGCGGTCCGGGTTCTTCACCGAGCAGGCCCGCGGCGGCGAGGAGGCCCTGCGGATGGTGCGCCCCGGCGCCTACGACGCCGTGGTGACGGACCTGCGGATGCCCGGGATGGACGGCCTGCAGCTCACGGCGCGGCTCAAGGCCGTGGATCCGGCCCTGCCCGTCCTGCTGATCACCGCCTTCGGCAGCCTCGACACCGCCCGGGAGGCCATGCGGCTGGGGGCCTTCGACTTCCTGTCCAAGCCTTTCAGCCCCGAGGAGCTCACCTCCGCCCTCGCCAAGGCGCTGAAATCCGACACCCGCCTGAAGGCCGAGGAACCCTCCGAAGCGCCCGTGATCCTCACGCAGGATCCGGTGCTCGGCGAAACCCTGGCCCTGGCCCGCCGCGCCGCGGACAGCCGCGCCACCATCCTGATCCAGGCCGAGAGCGGCACCGGCAAGGAACTGCTCGCCAAGCTGATCCACGGCGCCAGTCCCCGCCGCAGCGGCCCCTTCGTGGCGATCAACTGCGCCGCCATTCCCGAGAACCTGCTGGAATCCGAGCTGTTCGGCTACGAGAAGGGCGCGTTCACCGGCGCCACGGGCATGAAGCCCGGCCGGTTCGAGCAGGCGGACGGCGGCACCCTCGTTCTCGACGAAGTGGGCGAGCTGCCGCTGGGCCTCCAGGGCAAGCTGCTGCGCGCGCTCCAGGAGCGCACCGTGGACCGCCTCGGCGGCAGCCGGCCGATCCCGGTGGACGTGCGGCTCATCGCCCTCACCAACCGCGACCTCCAGACGGAGGTGAAGGCCGGGCGCTTCCGCGAGGACCTCTACTACCGCCTGAACGTGATCCCCCTGGACCTGCCGCCCCTCCGCGACCGGCCGGGCGACCTGAACCTGCTGGCCTCCCACTTCGCCGAGCGCTACGCCCGGGAGAACGAGCGCGCGGTGCCCGAGCTGGTGCCCAGCTTCTTCGCGGCCCTGGCGCGGCATCCCTGGGCCGGCAACATCCGCGAGCTGGAGAACGTCATCCAGCGCTGCGTGGTCCTGAGCCAGGGGCGCCGCCTCAGCCAGCAGGACCTCCGCTGGCTCCTTCCTTCCGACGCCTTCGAGGGCCTGCCGGAGGATCCCCCCGAGACCGCCGCGCCCGAAGCCTGGACGCCCGCGCCTTCCCTCCCGTCCCGTCGGGATCAGCCCCGCGAAGCGCCCTCCGCTTCTCCGGCCGCGGCCGGCGCCGCCGTAGCGGATCCGACCAAGCCGCTGGTGGGCGTGGCCCTCGGCACCCCCGTCGTCCTGCCCCTGGGGCTGAGCCTGCCGGAGTTGGAGCGCTTCTGGCTGCTGTCCACCCTCAGCGCCCTCAAGGGCAACCGCACCCACGCCGCGGAGCAGCTCGACATCGCCCTGCGCACGGTCCGGAACAAGATCAACGAGTACAAGGCCGACGGATTCGAGATCCCGCCCAGCCAGCGGGGGCGGGACGACGAGTGA